GGAGGACGGTGCTGCTCTCAGCCACCCCTGTGCCTTCTCCAGCACAAAATCCCGGCTTCTGGGGTTAAAACCTCACAAAGCAAATAGAGGGAGGGTGGGGAAGGGCCTGGCAGCCCTCTGATTAGGAGGGTTGGGAGGAAACTGCACCCAGACCAGCATGTGcccagcagcccctgctcacCTCCTGCCTACCTGCGCCGgagcatgccaagaggagctgaagtgGTGGAGGCCGGACCCCAGAGCACTGCCTGTGGGTAGAGGCTGCAGCTCAGACCCCAGCTCTCCACAGGATACACAAGCAGAAACCCACGGGCCATGGGGTAGGGgctccagctgctctgcatgGCCCTGCACCGGCCtctggcagcaggagggaggcCAGCGGCACTTCATACCAGGGGTACGCTCCCAGCTGCACTCACCTGCTGGGCCTGATGCTCACCTCGCCTGCACAAAAGCTGGTTAATGAGAGCTGTTGGAGCCCTTCTATAGCCCAGATCCAGGCCAGATGAAAGCAATTGCACAATCACGAGCTCAGCAGGGCTTGGAAAGCATTTCTTCCACCTGGGGGTCTGGCTCTCCCACTCAGTGCCCAACACCGAACACCTGCACCCACACACCCTGCAGCAGTGGCTAATCCAGCTCTGCAAACACTGAGGAGTGAATCATGGCTGTGCAATGCCAGGCCTCTTCGAAGTGAGCCCTGTGGTTATTCCCTTTACTTCCCTCTTGCATAAGAGCTTCCTGGAGCACCAGGGAAGCTGGCAACAGAAACAAGCTGCAGTGGAAAGGATGCCActtcacagagcagcagcaagaccATAGCGGGCTGGCAGCATTAAGCACCACCTTTGTGAACCCAAAGGAGCCCATCAGTTTAGGGCAGCACATAAAGCTCAGTGCTCAAGTCCATAGCCAGTCAtggctggagcagagcaaggGCTGCTTAATGAGACAATCACACCACCAAAGCGTGCCATGAGGGCagttttcctccctctcttccccacTTGTAACACGTTTTTCTTTAGGCAGCCACTCAAGAAGAGAGGCTGCTTGGTTCCCTTCGAGAATCTAAGTGCACGAAAACTGGTGCTGTGGGTTACATGATGCAGTGtttcagaagagacagcccagctTCCTCTAGAGGAACCTGGGAGAACACATCATGGTCAAAACTGGCTTTGAGTAAGAAACTAGCACAACTTCACCTTAACCCAGTGCTCCCGGACCCACAGCCCTTCAAGCACAAGCTACCTACTCGTTTGGTGGCAGGTACCATCCAGAACAACCAGTCTAATTGAAGAGGTGGATTCAAACCCAGGTGTTGCTTTCACCCAGCTCTGTAACCGACCAGTTCCACAGCCTGAACCACCAGGGCAGTCTTCCAATTGTTCTGTGTCCTGGTTTACCTGGTGGAACAGACAAGTTTCTTCCTAATTTCACAGGAAACAAACAGCCCACATTACTGCAGGACAGGGCTGCAGGTTACGCCTTCCACAGCCTCAGTGATTTAACAAAACCAGTGATGATGGATGACCTGCTCTGCTTTCGCAGCTGATCACACTCAACCTGGGCTAACTGAGATGCTGAATCATCACCAGGCTACAACTATAGCAAAGACCTTTCATAAACCAAAACATCCCATcgctgggaaagaaaagcagagaataaTATAGAGTCCAGACATGTTAAGTAAATCAAAAAGCAGGTTATTTATTTACGAAATGGAAAGTGATGACCACTCACAGTGCAATGACAAATCCAGGCTTCTTCATCCCTACTTTGAAATTCCTGTCTCTCAATGCAATTGTGCTTTTCTACAGTCCCCAGACCATAACACACCCTTCACGCTTCTGGGGACAAGGCAGCACCTCTCTGGAGTTCTATAGGCAGTTACGCCTTAGTTTTGTAACCTCTGCCACCCAGCAAATCACTCAAAGCATCTTTATATCAATGTTTCCAGTTGCTGGATTTTGAAAGTCCCATGAATGTGAGTCATTGATCCCCTGCTGCCCCTGATTAAGGAATGATTAATCTTCATTAATCCCCCCCCCAATAAGCAAAGTGCAGTGTTCAACGATGGCTCCCAGCAAGAGGCCATCACAAGAGCAGTTCTTGCTAAGAGAAGAACATGATCAAAAATCAGATGGCAAAATACGGTCACTGACATGTAAAAATAAACCTCGACATATAAAAATGTACTGGCACTTCAGAAAGGCACGACAGGAACTACCTCAGGCATCCAAGCAACAGACTTTGGTACCAACCAGGGCAGAAGGGTCCCCATTCCCAAGGCAGCTtgatagaggaaaaaaatgtatcatGGAATGTATGACAAGTATCATTACAGCAATACTTCTCCTACCAAACTCAGCACTGAAGCAGTGCACATGCCTGCTCTGACACCAAGCAGCTGGGTCGTGTCAAGCAATGTGCCACTGTTTCTAGGTAAAAAACTAACAAGATGGCGTTTTCTGTGATTAAAACTGCCAGCAGCTGTGGGTTTCTCCCATGTTTACATTCCCTCTGATGAGGAACAGGAAAGATCAAAGACACAGAGCACAAGCAGGTAAGAGCTTAGTGTGAACGGTACGATCCCACAGTGTGCAAGGGAGGGGGTGGGTGCTGACAGCTCTCTTCACCCCGGTGATGCCGCAGGCAGCCAGGTCAGGCTGCAGTCTACATGATCTTTACTTCAGGTGGTTTCACGGGTGCCCATCCCTGCCACTTATAGTAGGACACCAGCTGCTTCGGTACTTCAGCCAGAACCATCTGGGAAAGCGCTTCCCGGGGAGCCTGCAAGGAGAACAGGgagagtaaagcaggaatgCTGCAGAGAAAGGGTTGATGAGCCCAGTGACAAACTCTCTTACCAAGTTCAGAGCACAGCCCACAGCCCACCACATGCCTGTTTCAAGAGTTCCTTGCTGCAGTTTTAAGAGCACTTCCAGTCATTCCCAGTGAGCACTGCTGATGGAAATCCCTTGTTCCCACCCCTACACAGCTCCCACCAAAGCCCAAGCTCACACAGCCTTTATATGCCCCTGATCTGGGTGGGAACCTGCCCCAGGCACTAATAAAGTCTCTTATTTTGGGTTTTCGTTTTGACTTCACTCTTCAAGCCCATTCACTGCGCAATGTGCATGAATGCTAGTGCCAGCagtggaaggagggaggagctggagaatgaCAGGACAGCTTTCAACAGCAAGGAAGACTTCTCTCAGCTTCCATCACTCTTGGGACTCAGCACTGGAGACTGACAATATGATCTCTGGTCCTTGCCTAAATGCTTGCAGTGCACAAGAGATCCTTTAACTCTGTCATAACCAAAAGCTAGCGTACCAAGTCAGTGATACAACAGCTagcaaagaaaaagctgcaagaGAGCTGCAACAAGGCACGCAGTTtcaaacagagaaacaaatatCTCAGCTCTCACCGGGAACAAGCAGCTTGGACAGCACTGTGAGGGTGCAGCCTGCTGCCCTGTCTAGACACATACTCCTGACACCGGGACTGCTGAAGTCAGAGACAACGTACATTTCTGAACTGCCGGAAAGGCACGAACTGGACAATGTCTCGTGCAGCTGGTTCTCCTGTCAGAGACTTCAGGACACCATTATCTCCATCAAGGAACTCCATTGCTTTGAAATCAGCTTCACCAACTCCCACAATGATGATGGACATGGGCAGCTTAGAGGCATTAACAATCGCCTGCCTGGTTTGGTCAAGGTCAGTGATCTCTCCATCTGTGATGATCAGCAAGATAAAATATTGCTGAAAAACATCGGAGAGAGCCAGTTAGGGAGTTCAACACCAAAGCTCACGcaacagaagggaaatggaGCAATTTCTTTCCTCACTTTACCAGTCCATTCTATCCCATCCTGAACATGGGAAACAGAAATACCAACCCAAGGCAGATCCACAAGAAAGGACATGCACTCACTGAAGCAGTTCCTTGTTGTGCTGAGTGTGCTGCAAACCTTGCCACGTGGTTTATAATGGGAGAGAAATTGGTTGGCCCGTAGAGTCGGATCTGAGGCAGGATGTGGCGGTAGGCATCCACTATTCCTTGGATCCCTGTAACACAAGGAAAGCAGACTGCCGCAGGGGCCTCGCAACTCCTCCAGGAATTATTTTATAGGCATTACTAAATAGTATGGCAAAAGGGTAATAACTCTCACACAACTGTGAACTCCTAAAGGGCAAATAAGCAGCAGGGTACCAGTAAACACGCAAAGCACAAGGCTGAAACCAGAGGACATCTGCAGAGATCAGATTTGCTGTTCTCCCGTTGTGCCTCTAACGTCACCATGAGCTTTTCATGCAAGTTGTGGGAAAAATAATCCAGTGAAGCAACAAAACTTTCAGCACGGTTTAACAATCAAATTAAATCCAGACCCCTTCACTGGAGCTTATGGAGACCACCCAGAACTCTGCAGCAACACACATCCACTCTTGTCAGCATCCAGGTGAGAGGATGTTTGCTGCACATCCTGTGCTGCATCCATCTTTCACCAGTTATGAAAGGAATACAACACTTCAAACATCTGTCCCTGTCAGTGGAATACTAGTAACAAAGAGGTATCCTCACCTTGACAATAAGGGTTGCTGGGGTTGAAGTTCAAAGCAAACTCATGGGACACCTAGGAACGGTGACATTACAAGCACTTACGGAATGCAGACATGGACAGAGCAACTGTTCAGTGTTGTGAAGGCCCTACCTGCCAGTCAGGTGGAACCTGAGCTCCAAACCCAAATGCAGGAAACAGCTTGTCCctgggagagaaagggaaacaaCAAGAACTGAGAAAGAACAATTCCTTAATAACTCATTGTTTTATTCCCAGAAAGCAGCTGGAGGTTCAATTCCTGTCATGAGGAATGGGTACCCCATCTAGCTGCCCATGGCCAGTCACCAGTCACCCAAGGGTTTCAGGCCTGattttagtatttctttcaGTGCAGCACCCGCAGGACTCCAGATCTAGAGATTCGGAAGTAACAAGAGAAAAGCCACCACAGCCATAGCCTGGCTGAAGGACAGCGCAGACAAACACGTTCCCATTGAATGAAACATTCACGTCTGAAATGCACCATCAGCAACAAGGGATTAGTGAGCAGCTAAAGCAGCATTACAGAGTAACACAGGGCCAGACAAGGGCAGACCTGGAGAGACAAAGCAGGGAAATATGCCAAACTACAAAGGGCTGCCACTGCCCTCCCTGGCAGCGAcagaagcaggaggaagcagtAGCAGCTCCTGAAGGGATGTCTCAAGGAAAGGCAGCACCTCAGTCATTCAAACACTACAGGTTTGGACAAGCTATCAGCCTTGATCACTGACACGTGCTGCAGTGCATTTCTGATGCAGTGGCTGGGTCAGTTAAGATCACCACATACGTGTCATAATCCTGGACCACACTTCCCACACTCCAGATGGCAATCAGGTACTCATTTATCCCGTCTGGGCTGATGTAGTGAAGAGAATCTGGTGACCTGGGATCTCCATTGGAGCCAGTAAAGTCTACACCCACCTAATCAGGCAAGATGATGAGAGCAAGTCACTGGTGCACCACCAGAAGCAAATGAGAACAACCACACCCATAGCAGGCCCACATGGCTGCCTTCCTCCCAGCAACAGGCAAACAAGCCTGCACACCTTTTCCCACTAGGGTACATGCATGTTTAAGGAGTAGCAATCCCCTCCACAGATGGACTGATCTCTCCAAAATTAAGAAACCCTCATTCCATTAAAGTCATCACTTGatcaaagaaagtaaaaatctgGTTTTTGCAGTCTTCAGCACTGCAAATTCACAGTGCATTTGTCATTTACATCACAAATTAAAGTACTAATTACAACTTCATTGCTCCTGTCCTCTTATCTACCAAGGTGTGCAATGGGGAAACAACTCACTGTGAAGTTAATCTGGCAACCTCCCATGACGTAGTCCAGGAACGAATATTCTGTCTCAATCTGGAGGAACAGACGGGCAGTGTTATGCCTCCTTCCCACAACAACTCACTGCAATCAGtaaataacaaagcaaaaatacccCAGTGAAATCTTCCTACCTTGCAGGATTTTATCCTAATAATGCCAGAGTTTTTgtagctctttttcttttgtttcttctcaggATGAATGCATTCAAATTCCACCTACAAAAAGCAAGCATGTAAGAAGCAAGTCCCAAAATACCGGCATTTATAGCAGGACAAGTTATCGACACAGAAAAATGTCACACAACACACAGCTACCCAATAACCTGGCAGAAGCTTGAGACTTCATTTTGAAACCATTTGCAACTACTTTGGTTGCTCTCTGACAAGATAAATGGGATGCTTTTGCTCCCAGCACTGTCAAAACACAAGGAAAGACCTCAGAAAAGTCTTTCTCCTTAACATAACTATTACTTCATATGCAATCATGGAACAGTGTCATTGGGTTTTCAGATTACAACCATAGAAATGGAGCTGGCTGGAACTGGAAGCAGTACTTGGCTACATCCTGTGTGTGAATTCATCTGCCTGAATTCAGATGAGACATCTCCACAAGAATGAGAGTTCAGGTTTTCACTGCAAACAGAGAGAAACTGGCATCACCAGCAACTGATTCAACTTATTCTACACTGGATGGCCAAGACAAGGTAAGAAGAGTGGTCCTTGGAAGCACTGCTGCTGTTATCTGAACAGGCAACCAGAGCACTCAGGAGGGTGACCAGCTCAAGCATGAGACAAGCCCTACCTCTGTACTCATCTGTtaaagcatagaatcatagaatagttagggttggaaaggaccttaaaaacacccagttccaaccctcctgtcacaggcagggacacctcacactaaaccatctcaaccaaggctttgtccaacccggccttgaataccgccagggatggagcactcacaacctccctgggcaacccattccagtgcctcaccaccctcacaggaaagaatttcctccttagatccaatctaaacttcccctgtttaagtttgaacccgttaccccttgtcctgtcactacagtccctgacgaagagtccctccccagcatccctataggccccccctttcaggtactggaaggctgctatgaggtctccatgcaaccttctcttctccaggctgaacagccccaacttcctcagcctgtcttcatacaggaggtgctccagtccctgatcatcctcgtggcctcctctggacttgttctatcagttccatgtcctttttatgttgaggacaccagaactgcacacgatgctccaggtgaggtctcacgagagcagagtagaggggcaggatcacctccttaaGGAACAAACCCTTTTGTTTCCACTTGACTCAGCAGAGGCAAAAGCAAGCTGAGCTGGTAGGAAAGGGAGCTGGCAGCCAGAAGACCAACAGGCTCAAGGATGTCATCAGAAATAGGAATGGTAACAGTACCCAAGTTAAACAGAGCAATGTAATTCCCATACCAGGTTTATTCTTCCCAGATGTTGGCTTAGTAATACAGATAtatagacaggaaaaaaaactacAGTCTTGGAGacagcaactgaaaatatcTCTGAGGTCAATATGAAAAAGTTTGTGAAAGACTGAATTCTGGACCAAGTTAGGGGGGGGATTGAGAAAACTCACCGGAGAGCTGTCACCTTTCTGCAGCTGAGTCAGGGTGGTTTCAAAAGCACCTATCAAGTCATGCGAGCCATCACTGTCATGATCTGCACACTGGACCTGAAGAGAGAGCAGCAATGGGCAAGTGTATTGCATCAGGGAGAATACAGCTGTTCACCGCTGGATTGGCTCTGACAGCTTTGCAGCAATGACAACGCAGATCCCCTCACACCTGACCTGGGGGTAGCATCTATATCACTAACTGAGACTTGACAGGAAGAGAGACACTGAGAATGAGTCTCAGACAAAGGAAGATGCTCAGTTGCTCACCCATTTCAGTAAGCACAGTggaagttttaattaaaacctttCCCTAGTTTAAACacgagggaaagaaaaacaaccaacgAAATACCCCAGCATTTAACAGCCCTGTTGTATAAACACAAGATCATCCAGGACACAATACGCAACTGGGGTAACGGGAAGAAGCAGTTAAAAGTTTCTTATCTAAGCATCTTCTGAATATTCTCTTCTGCCCAGCAACAGCACCAATTTGCAATGAAATTGCCATCTCCACAGAGCACTTGCTTTTTCTGCACCTTTCACCAACCAAATTATAATACCTATTTAAGAGCCAGTCATGTTTAAAGCAGCACAAACAGCTTCCGAACCAGATCATGCATCAGAGCAATGCatttaagaattaaaatatcCTAGTAACTCTGGTTTAGAGCAAACATAGCAAGACCCACATTGTCAGCAGCTCCCTACCAAATCAGCTCTGAGGAGCATTTATAACATGCACAATATGACTGCAGAACTCAAGTAGCTCCAGAAGCAGCCAGTCAAGGAGCAGTTGTGAACAAGAAACAGTTGTGAGCAGCTGCTTCCTCCCCTGCTGAAGTTCATGTGCCACACAGATTTAAAAGCTCTCCGAGATCTGCCTTTAGTGATCAAGAAACTGATGCTACTCCAGTACAAATCACAGTGACAGCTTTCTCCTCAGGCTGAAGGGACAAGATGAACCCATGGGTAACACCTCAAGGATGTCAAATTCAACGGCTAGACATCTGGATTTAAAACAGGGCTCTTTTAAGATGGATTACTTTGATCCATTAGGGATCTTCCACTGCGGGGAAACCCCTACAATAAGCCACGTGAATGATGGCCTAATCTAGCCACCTACATGGGAAGCACTGTATCATCCTTCAGTCTCTGAATGGGAACACAAGATCACCTTAGAGACTGTGTCTCCTTCATGCCAACacacctgcagagctgcagagaattCCCACAcctc
This is a stretch of genomic DNA from Lathamus discolor isolate bLatDis1 chromosome 11, bLatDis1.hap1, whole genome shotgun sequence. It encodes these proteins:
- the CPNE1 gene encoding copine-1; this encodes MAGCVSKVELSVSCQSLLDKDLGSKSDPLCVLLQDLGGGQWAELDRTERIKNCQNPEFCKKLVVDYYFEKVQKLKFGVYDIDNKSFDLNDDDYLGGIECTLGQVVSSSVFTRPLELKQGRPAGKGTITISAEEIKDTRVVYLEIEAQNLDKKDFLGKSDPFLEFYRQSDAGTWQLVYRSEVIKNNLNPCWKKFSVPLQTFCGGDFNKPIKVQCADHDSDGSHDLIGAFETTLTQLQKGDSSPVEFECIHPEKKQKKKSYKNSGIIRIKSCKIETEYSFLDYVMGGCQINFTVGVDFTGSNGDPRSPDSLHYISPDGINEYLIAIWSVGSVVQDYDTDKLFPAFGFGAQVPPDWQVSHEFALNFNPSNPYCQGIQGIVDAYRHILPQIRLYGPTNFSPIINHVARFAAHSAQQGTASQYFILLIITDGEITDLDQTRQAIVNASKLPMSIIIVGVGEADFKAMEFLDGDNGVLKSLTGEPAARDIVQFVPFRQFRNAPREALSQMVLAEVPKQLVSYYKWQGWAPVKPPEVKIM